The following nucleotide sequence is from Salvia splendens isolate huo1 chromosome 2, SspV2, whole genome shotgun sequence.
AATTACTATTTAATAccataaaatattatctttgAAATTGATTTATATTCTCAAATAATCTGAAGTCTACATTTGAATATCATACCAACgtaaatatttgaaattaataGTTACAAAATTGGGTACTTCCCAAACACtgcacacacaatacacattgcGCATGCAAACTGCGCACACGCAATACACATAGACATAATACATATTCATATGTAGAATATTGAAAAATAGAGAAACGTAATGTAAATAAcagaaatttaaataaaatattcaatcaaaaTTTAATGTCTAAATTTAGCTGATTTTTTATATACCAAACaaagaatttaaaataaaatttgaataaatatttatttcaacACTATTCCAATTTCATGGTACCAAATGCATCcatgattttatattttattcatagtCGACTTAATAATGTTGGGTATACATTGTCTCCTAAGCGAGGTAAAATACAAGAAACGCCATGGCTCGggatttaaaattgaaatctGTTGAGACATTATTTTCTACACAATTGTGTACATTGTCAAAGATAACCACCTAACAATAGATAACATAAAATTTCAAGTAATATTCCAAACTACAGGAATTAAATAATACAAAGCTGGCATGCAAAAAACATTCAATTGAAGTCAAGCAAACATTTATTattcatgtttttgtttgaaTTTCAAGCATTGCTTTCCCTTTAGATTCCTCTTAATCTTATCTGGTGTGCCATTGAAaaagtccaccatttcagaCTCTCAATTTCATCACTTCATAGATGATAGAACCAACCTCTCTCTTTTCTcttgtttatatttatacacACAGCTCATCCTATTTTATTCATCTCTAACAATATACTACTACTTCACTTCATTCTCCAAGCAAAAGTATTAAGCTAACATTTCTccttttcaagaaaaaaaatccaACTTTTCGACGAAGATGAAATCGAAAGTGAGCCAGCAGAACCGGTTCTTGAGGATCAtcgcggttccggttcgggccCTGAGCAGGGCCAGGGATTTCTACGTGAGGAGCCTCTCGGACTACGCGGACAAGATGAACTACGGCAGCGCCATGGCGATCCCTGTGACATCGCAAGTGACGACGCTGCCGAGGAGCTTCAGCGTCAGCTCGGGCAGGTCTGAGGTCGAGCCAGATCTGTTTCGGGCCTCGTCGACCCGGAGCATGGGTAATCGGGCCGAGGTGGAGTCGTTCATCAAGCAGCAGATGAAGATGAGGGCGGGGCCGGGCGCAGGGGCCCGGTCTGGCCCGCATGGGATGCTGCCGAGGAGCAGCAGTGTTGCGATGGGGAGGATCGATGAAGATAGGGCGTGTGTCTATTTTGGGGAAGAAGATGGTAGTGATTTTGTTAGTACCAAGTTTCCAAGAAGCAGAAGCCATGCCGTCTCTGCAAGAAGATTGCCAGccttttgaattttttctattttctattggtttggAAAATATTGTTGCATAATTGGTGTAACAAAAAAGATGTGTTGGTATATAGATTGGAGAAAGGAAATGCTTTAAATTTAAAACAACATACAGAATGGGGATAATCGAATTTTCAGAATCATAAGAATTTATAATTGGGTGTTGAACTTCAAAACAGGATATATGGTGCTCCTCAAATACATTAGTACATAGTATTACTTGTGCATACATACACACTATATTGAAGCATATGGCTTATTGTTACACAAAATAGACACACTGCAGATTTGACTTCCTCCAAAAAAATTGATGAGATGTTCAATAAGATACTGACACAAAATTATGAAGTTATAGTACCTGGATGTTTAACTAAGATGACAAAACTCAACCCCAGAATATAGATTCAATCAATTTCAAACAAAAGTAGGCTTGAACAAGAATCCTAACTTGCTCTCTCATTACAATTAATTCGACACAATCACCCGTTTTTCCTGTGGCTAATGCAGGGAGGACTCACTGATGGTTAGGCTTCAGCATCCAGTTCCATTACTGCTTCTTCAGCAATGTCTCTGTTTTCACATAGACAAGTGAAATCCAGTTATAGCTAATAACCCTTGTTTCCACGAATTCGAGCTCTCATATCAACCTGAAGGAAAGGGTCAAAACTTTACTAACTTCCACATTTATAGtattctttaaaaaaatgtgCATACTTTACGAGGAGTAGGAATTTGATCCCAAAACTTGCAAGTAATCTTTCTTTCATGTGGTGCTCATTCATTCAGCAGTGAAGTGAAGTCAAGATAGCATGTGCATATGGAAATGAGATAAGCCAAATAATCAAATACACCTTAAGCACATAGAATGACAAAGCCAAGGATTTGTATAGTTCTTCTCAGTCTATTCAAAAGCCAACTTAAAGTATGAATTCCATAAAAGAATGACATAGTGATCCTGGGAGCTATTTTAGTTTACCCGTTCCCTCTTCCCTGCTACATTCCTCTACGCAGAACAAGGCTTTTAAGACTCCCTTCACTTTCTCCCAAGTGTGGGGTTGCATAGTCCCTACTCATGCTTAATGTATTAATCTGTCAATATAGACCTCAAGTTTACTGGTGCACAGAATTTTAAAAGTGCGACTGAACAATTTACCCCAAATCATCATATATGTGATCTATTAGTTCCATATTTATGACGAAACTTTTAGAGTATATAAATTGACTTTAGTTTTGCAAAACCAGTGTAAATGTTGCACTACAGCACTAGACAGTGAAGCAACCAAAATAGAACTTAATCCTTTCCTGTATACAATTCTTTTAAGAGCACCTAATCATTTTTTGTGGATCTTCATATTTAATCTACACAGAAAACAACCTGCCATTAGTGTTCACGAGCATAGTTACATCTTGATGTATCATGGAAAAAGACAACCTAGAGCAAGGCAGCATTGTTATCGCATGGGCCAATCTACTCAAACATATATATTCAGGTGCAGGGCAACTAACTACCCATAATGTATTTCTTGATGCCGAGAACATGGATTAGAAGAAACTAGACACACTAAATCGAGAGATAATCCTCCATAGATTTTTCATAGACCAGTAACACAAAATGCCATCAACAAGTCCTTTAACATGCTTCACAAACAGCAGCCAATGGCCATAACTCAAAGATAGAACACTTACAGTATTTTTTAACatcagaaaaaagaaataaggaaatGAGAATAGGTAGGAGGATCTATTTCTCCGAATTCATATGAAAATGAAGATCATACTACTACAAGAGTACAAGTTAATTAACCATAAACACCCA
It contains:
- the LOC121779819 gene encoding uncharacterized protein LOC121779819 codes for the protein MKSKVSQQNRFLRIIAVPVRALSRARDFYVRSLSDYADKMNYGSAMAIPVTSQVTTLPRSFSVSSGRSEVEPDLFRASSTRSMGNRAEVESFIKQQMKMRAGPGAGARSGPHGMLPRSSSVAMGRIDEDRACVYFGEEDGSDFVSTKFPRSRSHAVSARRLPAF